From one Ooceraea biroi isolate clonal line C1 chromosome 7, Obir_v5.4, whole genome shotgun sequence genomic stretch:
- the LOC105279659 gene encoding transferrin isoform X2, translated as MSTEAQVEIVAIAHKNVQHMWNLKGKRLCYPGFDIGNDITKVFLTYFENFIIPKKCHPDKTLFENRVYALSDHFEMACIAGPWASDTAFDYKLKSKYRNLCGACSNPAGCYSNDKYYGWEGALICLTDNVGDVAWIRLDQAKLHFKKFQKADIDDYRFLCLDGTTRPLNFNEPCTWISRPWPVIVAKSQKAMKITQIMNTTSSLDWQMILLQLMENYYINPTSVGLDAPDDYLRRFPNFLSANIRSGCRPSREVRWCLTSDIEKRKCNWLRDVSIAYGVEPTISCVQVSSRALCLAAIRKQRADVFMALPEELLMARKMGLRTIVRATTNTRQEMNRIAAVVMKNSTFKILKDLKGARASFTGYKSVGWNVFTMWLKNELGENQDCSDARTIANFFKDSCVLGWHSKEFPSNLYSLCKQGAEQAGDDLSAFEYLTSGRVDVAFVNLKVVEKKTKVGEFDHEKIDYRNANQVSKYRVLGSTWMNKTPYLLAWIAHGSIVAHENITNLRRQEIYSMLLEMDKLFGKSIDGRAPAFSLYDSYDGNPGVIFPVGTRVLELYGHQTLYKYKENSYDQIVDNIVKQEACSAANVWIPHLLEVVPLCVIVIVLS; from the exons ATGTCGACAG AAGCGCAAGTTGAAATAGTGGCTATTGCACACAAAAATGTGCAACATATGTGGAATCTTAAAGGTAAACGATTATGTTATCCGGGTTTCGATATTGGCAACGATATCACTAAAGTTTTCTTAACG TACTTCGAAAACTTTATAATCCCTAAAAAATGTCATCCCGACAAGACACTATTCGAGAACAGAGTTTATGCTTTATCCGATCACTTTGAAATGGCTTGCATTGCAGGCCCATGGGCTTCCGATACAGCATTTGATTATAAATTGA AATCGAAATATAGAAATCTCTGCGGAGCATGCAGTAATCCGGCCGGTTGTTACAGCAACGACAAGTACTACGGATGGGAAGGTGCTTTGATATGTCTCACCGATAATGTTGGCGACGTTGCCTGGATCAGATTAGACCAAGCTAAGCTGCATTTTAAG AAATTCCAGAAGGCCGACATAGATGACTACAGATTCTTGTGCCTGGACGGTACCACGCGACCGCTCAATTTCAATGAACCTTGCACCTGGATATCAAGACCATGGCCAGTCATCGTAGCTAAATC ACAAAAAGCCATGAAAATCACCCAAATAATGAACACGACATCGTCACTCGATTGGCAAATGATCCTGCTGCAGTTGATggagaattattatatcaatccGACTAGTGTAGGCTTGGATGCACCCGATGATTACTTACGTCGAT TTCCAAATTTCCTGAGTGCCAATATCCGATCGGGTTGTCGGCCCTCGAGAGAAGTGCGATGGTGTCTCACATCCGATATAGAGAAGCGCAAGTGTAATTGGTTACGTGATGTATCTATTGCTTACGGTGTAGAGCCAACTATCTCCTGCGTCCAGGTAAGCAGCAGAGCATTGTGCTTGGCGGCTATCCGAAAACAACGAGCGGACGTCTTTATGGCGTTACCTGAAGAACTTCTCATGGCTAGGAA GATGGGCCTGAGGACTATAGTCCGGGCGACGACCAACACCAGACAGGAAATGAACAGAATCGCGGCGGTCGTTATGAAAAACTCAACGTTCAAGATCCTGAAAGATCTCAAAGGTGCCAGAGCGTCCTTCACGGGTTACAAAAGTGTCG GCTGGAATGTTTTCACGATGTGGTTGAAAAATGAGTTGGGTGAAAATCAAGATTGCTCGGATGCACGGACTATTGCGAATTTTTTTAAGGACAGCTGCGTTCTTGGTTGGCATAGCAAAGAATTTCCGAGTAATTTATATTCCTTGTGCAAACAAG GTGCAGAGCAAGCAGGCGATGATCTAAGCGCTTTTGAATACTTGACTTCCGGTCGCGTTGACGTTGCTTTCGTCAACCTGAAGGTGGTGGAAAAGAAGACAAAAGTTG GTGAGTTTGATCATGAGAAAATCGATTATAGGAACGCAAACCAAGTATCGAAATATAGAGTGTTGGGTTCAACTTGGATGAATAAAACTCCATATCTACTTGCTTGGATAGCTCATGGCTCG ATAGTAGCGCACGAAAATATCACGAATCTGAGACGCCAGGAGATCTATTCGATGCTGCTCGAGATGGACAAGTTATTCGGGAAAAGCATCGACGGACGTGCGCCTGCATTCTCATTGTATGACTCTTACGATGGTAATCCCGGTGTCATCTTCCCC GTGGGCACACGTGTGTTAGAGTTATATGGCCATCAGACACTATACAAATACAAGGAAAACAGTTACGACCAAATTGTAGACAACATCGTGAAGCAAGAAGCTTGTAGTGCCGCAAACGTATGGATTCCTCATCTTCTGGAAGTTGTTCCTTTGTGTGTAATTGTTATTGTTTTAAGTTAA
- the LOC105279658 gene encoding isoaspartyl peptidase/L-asparaginase, with amino-acid sequence MCDYCSWISQVLDKIDAKAQVRKKRRLAPWVDPVIIIHGGAGNIPRYAQKFMLDEVKEAAITSYCELIKGCSSVDAVERAICHMESKKYFNCAYGGSLDANGEVVMDAAIMTGDFRAGCVGAVRNMAHPITLAKKVLQQTEHVLVVESGAQKLALESNIPILSSEKLIVTSDSKTSLHEEEDSGNKKNNENERDILKALIILIHTLIAIIRSASREEDTGACTDRKRTM; translated from the exons ATGTGCGATTATTGTTCCTGGATCAGCCAAGTTTTGGACAAAATCGATGCTAAGGCACAAGTtaggaagaaaagaagattagcaccatgggtggatccagttATCATTATTCACGGAGGTGCTGGAAACATTCCTCGATACGCGCAGAAATTTATGCTCGACGAg GTGAAGGAAGCCGCTATAACGTCGTATTGCGAGCTAATTAAAGGATGCAGTTCAGTGGATGCGGTCGAACGTGCGATCTGTCATATGGAGagcaagaaatatttcaattgcgCATATGGAGGCTCCTTGGATGCCAATGGAGAAGTCGTGATGGATGCTGCAATAATGACGGGCGATTTTCGTGCGGGTTGTGTAGGCGCTGTTCGAAACATGGCACATCCCATAACATTGG CCAAAAAGGTTCTGCAACAAACAGAACATGTATTGGTAGTCGAAAGCGGAGCGCAAAAACTCGCCTTGGAGTCAAACATTCCTATTTTGTCATCGGAGAAGCTGATAGTTACATCCGATTCGAAGACCTCGTTACACGAAGAAGAGGATAGcggtaataaaaagaataacgaAAACGAACgagatattttaaaagcattaattatattaatacacacATTAATCGCGATAATAAGAAGCGCAAGTCGTGAAGAAGATACAGGAGCCTGTACAGACCGAAAACGGACAATGTGA
- the LOC105279657 gene encoding WD repeat-containing protein 60 translates to MSNKGTTKKIERKDEAKIHTRSKPRTVGNESNVEPSKKLESNLSRKSRSIEHKGDGDKLSKSSSSTSRTQSIRNTSKQSIGSVQAKSTKQSLSSNSNSSSHVMGKSTSSKIKSENVTKLNDDSMVKKRKSRESAGYSENRGLSTIYMPKSTVSKLSVASSEKSTHRTSRDKEKQDFSVPNRTKGRVSSRERRTSRTLSPSEIKMLHSAIKRPDVMEKVEQKKNVPSQADSDDADYDYEDDFEDYESDFQECTDSDTSVISEKSDSSGNGSHMEPIELRTREKRSTVNNLVELAKVNVEEERMLDSGHYDLAEARKRAARIESMFVNQSNVLPLPELREPVNKSFSDDRLVENKSLPSSTDEGFEDSRSGDFTKSPPLSQVPFIDFRKLREKAREKNSQKSRSRGEELLEMIKLDFMEWSILECNPVPYDEFIKNYGRLNTQQIFTQTGDDNMDVEVQTEQVLCRNKWTQFPVTCRKVLRDKQDISLFKLEQIGVGDDLDESSNTSFASSYDMLRLNDFVNRAGTVMLSLLEEREHGGTVFQNDANELPFSDGFVKLSIDSVTFLAARPVRIIHYSSVLNKVLLTVHTPVEEEIETVNKLDYITDCCIGCVWNISEPSMPKKLFYSQCPITACCFHLTNCNVVFAGLEDGSLSLWDLKEDEMWHQRVTDKANELDWVIRTPTYTTTASIDPDAHTSEVVAIRVLSKIEATSVNEKHNKFVPIQICSLDEDGYLIVWSIVHNIGINIDDLGLSHWGDIRFIKNQKTCLLKKDTMNRFIDMHVDSANANNIYIATNSTDVLHATCIGNRTNPLTYKPAEISECGSSTCIDVCPFGQSFFLLGCDNGTIRLHCLNVERPIVQLKNEQYTDRIEALQWSKTKPLTIYTLDTNSRIHIWDLNKSDVSPAYTLFMKKWGKISSMQLSPCTLDQDMTNQYLALGTESGNVEIHKLKKDFHYTKKEEFLQELNVFSRYVSIS, encoded by the exons ATGTCCAATAAA GGAACCACCAAGAAGATTGAACGCAAGGATGAAGCCAAAATACACACAAGGTCTAAACCAAGAACTGTAGGCAATGAGAGCAATGTGGAACCGTCGAAAAAGTTAGAATCTAATCTTTCGAGAAAATCTCGAAGCATCGAGCATAAGGGAGATGGAGATAAATTGTCAAAATCGAGTTCCTCAACGAGTAGAACACAATCGATTAGAAATACTAGCAAGCAATCCATCGGCTCTGTCCAAGCTAAGAGTACAAAGCAGAGTCTTTCATCAAACTCCAACTCATCTAGTCACGTTATGGGGAAAAGCACCAGTTCCAAGATAAAATCTGAGAATGTTACTAAATTGAACGACGACAGTATggttaagaaaagaaaatcgagAGAGTCAGCAGGATATTCAGAGAATAGAGGACTGAGCACGATATACATGCCAAAGTCGACCGTGAGCAAACTCAGTGTCGCATCCAGCGAGAAAAGTACGCATCGAACGTcaagagataaagaaaaacaGGATTTCTCTGTACCCAATCGAACCAAGGGACGAGTATCGTCAAGAGAACGTAGGACATCCAGGACACTGAGCCCCAGCGAGATTAAGATGCTGCACAGTGCCATAAAGAGACCGGATGTTATGGAAAAGGTGGAACAGAAAAAGAATGTTCCATCGCAAGCGGACTCGGACGATGCAGACTATGATTATGAGGATGATTTTGAG GATTACGAATCGGACTTTCAAGAATGCACCGACAGCGATACTTCGGTGATTAGCGAAAAATCAGACAGCAGCGGAAACGGCTCTCACATGGAGCCGATCGAGCTGCGCACCCGCGAGAAG AGGAGCACAGTGAACAATTTAGTGGAGCTTGCAAAGGTAAACGTTGAAGAGGAACGCATGCTCGATTCAGGGCACTACGATCTTGCGGAGGCGAGGAAGCGAGCTGCGCGAATAGAATCTATGTTCGTAAATCAGTCAAATGTGCTGCCGTTACCCGAATTAAGGGAGCCAGTTAACAAGAGCTTTAG CGATGACAGACTGGTGGAAAATAAATCTTTGCCGTCGTCAACCGACGAAGGTTTCGAGGACAGTCGTTCTGGGGACTTTACTAAATCTCCGCCGTTGTCGCAAGTGCCGTTTATCGATTTCCGTAAGCTGAGAGAAAAGGCACGTGAGAAG AACTCGCAGAAATCTCGAAGCAGGGGCGAAGAACTATTGGAGATGATAAAGTTAGATTTCATGGAATGGTCGATTTTAGAGTGTAATCCTGTGCCCTACGATGAGTTCATCAAAAATTACGGAAGACTGAATACCCAACAA ATATTTACCCAAACTGGTGACGATAACATGGACGTCGAGGTACAAACGGAGCAAGTGCTTTGCAGAAACAAGTGGACACAGTTCCCGGTAACTTGTAGGAAAGTGTTACGAGATAAACAAGATATTAGCTTATTTAAACTG GAGCAAATTGGAGTCGGAGATGACTTGGATGAGTCAAGTAATACGAGTTTTGCATCATCGTACGACATGTTACGGTTAAACGATTTCGTTAATCGCGCGGGCACGGTTATGCTGTCGTTATTAGAAGAGAGGGAACACGGCGGCACTGTTTTCCAGAACGATGCAAACGAATTACCTTTTAGCGATGGGTTTGTCAAGCTCTCCATAGATTCAGTAACGTTCTTGGCCGCCAGGCCGGTTAGAATTATACATTACTCGAGCGTGTTAAATAAAGTTCTGCTCACTGTACATACTCCTGTAGAAGAG GAAATAGAAACGGTGAATAAGTTGGACTACATAACCGATTGTTGCATCGGATGCGTTTGGAACATCTCCGAGCCCTCGATGccgaagaaattattttattcgcagTGCCCGATTACCGCTTGTTGCTTTCATCTGACAAATTGCAACGTGGTGTTCGCTGGGCTCGAGGATGG GTCACTGAGCCTCTGGGATCTCAAAGAAGACGAGATGTGGCATCAGAGAGTCACGGATAAGGCTAACGAATTGGACTGGGTGATAAGAACGCCAACTTACACGACAACGGCGAGTATAGACCCGGATGCGCATACGTCTGAGGTTGTCGCGATACGCGTACTCTCCAAGATCGAGGCTACTTCTGTCAACGAAAAGCACAATAAGTTCGTCCCTATCCAG ATATGTAGCTTAGATGAGGATGGTTACTTGATAGTATGGAGCATCGTGCACAATATCGGTATAAATATCGACGACCTGGGACTTTCTCACTGGGGCGACATACGATTCATAAAGAATCAGAAGACATGTCTTCTGAAAAAAGACAC AATGAATCGGTTTATCGATATGCATGTGGACAGTGCAAACgcaaataacatttatatcgCGACTAACAGTACCGATGTCTTGCATGCCACTTGTATCGGTAACAGAACTAATCCATTAACGTACAAACCAGCCGAGATAA GTGAATGCGGCAGTTCCACTTGCATCGATGTTTGTCCTTTCGGTCAATCGTTTTTCTtg CTTGGCTGTGACAACGGGACGATTCGGCTTCATTGTTTGAACGTGGAGAGACCGATCGTACAACTGAAAAATGAACAGTATACAGACAGAATCGAAGCTTTACAATGGTCGAAAACAAAACCGCTAACTATATACACGCTGGACACTAATTCTCG AATTCACATATGGGATTTGAATAAGAGCGACGTTAGTCCTGCCtatacattatttatgaaaaaatggGGGAAAATAAGCAGCATGCAATTGTCCCCTTGCACATTAGATCAAGATATGACTAATCAATATTTG gCTCTTGGCACGGAATCCGGTAATGTCGAGATCCACAAACTAAAGAAAGATTTCCATTATACAAAAAAAGAGGAGTTTTTGCAAGAGTTAAACGTGTTCTCGCGATACGTCTCGATTTCCTaa
- the LOC105279659 gene encoding transferrin isoform X1, which translates to MDFRTFCWFLFTLVAFHSFKTINAVNKSTLCVAETAQSARKIHKYCSKLTFSPIQCIMDVDRFGCLRQIIMDKADFTVMEPEDLIALRNYNTYNILITNELRFQPTEAQVEIVAIAHKNVQHMWNLKGKRLCYPGFDIGNDITKVFLTYFENFIIPKKCHPDKTLFENRVYALSDHFEMACIAGPWASDTAFDYKLKSKYRNLCGACSNPAGCYSNDKYYGWEGALICLTDNVGDVAWIRLDQAKLHFKKFQKADIDDYRFLCLDGTTRPLNFNEPCTWISRPWPVIVAKSQKAMKITQIMNTTSSLDWQMILLQLMENYYINPTSVGLDAPDDYLRRFPNFLSANIRSGCRPSREVRWCLTSDIEKRKCNWLRDVSIAYGVEPTISCVQVSSRALCLAAIRKQRADVFMALPEELLMARKMGLRTIVRATTNTRQEMNRIAAVVMKNSTFKILKDLKGARASFTGYKSVGWNVFTMWLKNELGENQDCSDARTIANFFKDSCVLGWHSKEFPSNLYSLCKQGAEQAGDDLSAFEYLTSGRVDVAFVNLKVVEKKTKVGEFDHEKIDYRNANQVSKYRVLGSTWMNKTPYLLAWIAHGSIVAHENITNLRRQEIYSMLLEMDKLFGKSIDGRAPAFSLYDSYDGNPGVIFPVGTRVLELYGHQTLYKYKENSYDQIVDNIVKQEACSAANVWIPHLLEVVPLCVIVIVLS; encoded by the exons ATGGATTTTCGTACGTTTTGTTGGTTTCTTTTCACGCTCGTCGCCTTCCATAGTTTCAAAACTATCAATGCTGTTAACAAAT CAACGCTGTGTGTAGCCGAAACTGCACAATCTGCACGCAAGATACATAAATACTGTTCGAAACTAACTTTTAGTCCGATACAATGTATCATGGATGTCGACAG GTTCGGTTGTTTACGTCAAATAATCATGGACAAGGCCGATTTCACTGTAATGGAACCGGAAGATCTCATAGCTTTAAGAAACTACAATACATACAATATTCTAATCACAAATGAGTTAAGATTTCAACCAACTG AAGCGCAAGTTGAAATAGTGGCTATTGCACACAAAAATGTGCAACATATGTGGAATCTTAAAGGTAAACGATTATGTTATCCGGGTTTCGATATTGGCAACGATATCACTAAAGTTTTCTTAACG TACTTCGAAAACTTTATAATCCCTAAAAAATGTCATCCCGACAAGACACTATTCGAGAACAGAGTTTATGCTTTATCCGATCACTTTGAAATGGCTTGCATTGCAGGCCCATGGGCTTCCGATACAGCATTTGATTATAAATTGA AATCGAAATATAGAAATCTCTGCGGAGCATGCAGTAATCCGGCCGGTTGTTACAGCAACGACAAGTACTACGGATGGGAAGGTGCTTTGATATGTCTCACCGATAATGTTGGCGACGTTGCCTGGATCAGATTAGACCAAGCTAAGCTGCATTTTAAG AAATTCCAGAAGGCCGACATAGATGACTACAGATTCTTGTGCCTGGACGGTACCACGCGACCGCTCAATTTCAATGAACCTTGCACCTGGATATCAAGACCATGGCCAGTCATCGTAGCTAAATC ACAAAAAGCCATGAAAATCACCCAAATAATGAACACGACATCGTCACTCGATTGGCAAATGATCCTGCTGCAGTTGATggagaattattatatcaatccGACTAGTGTAGGCTTGGATGCACCCGATGATTACTTACGTCGAT TTCCAAATTTCCTGAGTGCCAATATCCGATCGGGTTGTCGGCCCTCGAGAGAAGTGCGATGGTGTCTCACATCCGATATAGAGAAGCGCAAGTGTAATTGGTTACGTGATGTATCTATTGCTTACGGTGTAGAGCCAACTATCTCCTGCGTCCAGGTAAGCAGCAGAGCATTGTGCTTGGCGGCTATCCGAAAACAACGAGCGGACGTCTTTATGGCGTTACCTGAAGAACTTCTCATGGCTAGGAA GATGGGCCTGAGGACTATAGTCCGGGCGACGACCAACACCAGACAGGAAATGAACAGAATCGCGGCGGTCGTTATGAAAAACTCAACGTTCAAGATCCTGAAAGATCTCAAAGGTGCCAGAGCGTCCTTCACGGGTTACAAAAGTGTCG GCTGGAATGTTTTCACGATGTGGTTGAAAAATGAGTTGGGTGAAAATCAAGATTGCTCGGATGCACGGACTATTGCGAATTTTTTTAAGGACAGCTGCGTTCTTGGTTGGCATAGCAAAGAATTTCCGAGTAATTTATATTCCTTGTGCAAACAAG GTGCAGAGCAAGCAGGCGATGATCTAAGCGCTTTTGAATACTTGACTTCCGGTCGCGTTGACGTTGCTTTCGTCAACCTGAAGGTGGTGGAAAAGAAGACAAAAGTTG GTGAGTTTGATCATGAGAAAATCGATTATAGGAACGCAAACCAAGTATCGAAATATAGAGTGTTGGGTTCAACTTGGATGAATAAAACTCCATATCTACTTGCTTGGATAGCTCATGGCTCG ATAGTAGCGCACGAAAATATCACGAATCTGAGACGCCAGGAGATCTATTCGATGCTGCTCGAGATGGACAAGTTATTCGGGAAAAGCATCGACGGACGTGCGCCTGCATTCTCATTGTATGACTCTTACGATGGTAATCCCGGTGTCATCTTCCCC GTGGGCACACGTGTGTTAGAGTTATATGGCCATCAGACACTATACAAATACAAGGAAAACAGTTACGACCAAATTGTAGACAACATCGTGAAGCAAGAAGCTTGTAGTGCCGCAAACGTATGGATTCCTCATCTTCTGGAAGTTGTTCCTTTGTGTGTAATTGTTATTGTTTTAAGTTAA
- the LOC113562270 gene encoding uncharacterized protein LOC113562270: MRNIRRTKKKVNAIVNEILNEDQEDNFNGTRSEACPGGCEQSENTIKEAPRQCNCAVENSLRFSLRVMEAMRSLQRDVDQSFTSTTEEIVDYIRANYRSDGDLYAQVRTALRQVCSQGLFSNRFVIKLLDNEYHWIGPIARSTKQNGCSLDCTGCTSESLRRTSVVDRLEDRIAGPILHSTRISANEIDNADYRDREINSKRLSPVCNYEDIPDVRDDHRHGVTQTREIEQRDEFLSPIPGPSREIVTTLVSPRNARKKTRLGDRKVKRADDNDEETTTEEDLDCTCDARVAQVDRDTQLSKRLPDRTHVVRDRRNSQQNSRHHEGAEDEEEEEDEEKEDENEKKEEEEDTDTEDSVYRQLRRRSPRRTRARERELKRWIRRCREECERRRLR; the protein is encoded by the exons ATGAGGAATATTAgaagaacgaaaaaaaaggtCAATGCTATAGTTAATGAAATTCTAAACGAAGATCAGGAAGACAACTTCAACGGGACACGATCTGAAGCTTGTCCGGGAGGTTGCGAGCAATCAGAAAATACGATCAAAGAA GCACCCCGACAATGCAATTGCGCCGTGGAAAATTCGTTGAGGTTCTCGTTACGCGTGATGGAGGCGATGCGCTCGCTGCAACGCGACGTCGACCAGTCTTTCACATCCACCACGGAGGAGATCGTCGATTATATCCGGGCGAATTATCGCAGCGACGGCGATCTTTACGCACAGGTGCGGACCGCGCTGAGACAGGTCTGTTCCCAAGG attattttctaacagatttgtaataaaattattggacAATGAGTATCACTGGATCGGTCCCATTGCTCGTTCAACAAAACAGAATGGCTGTAGTTTGGATTGTACAGGTTGCACTTCT GAATCTCTCAGAAGAACTTCTGTCGTCGACCGGCTTGAAGATCGAATAGCAGGACCGATTCTTCATTCAACCAGAATATCAGCCAACGAAATAGATAATGCTGACTATCGCGACagagaaattaattccaaaagaTTATCGCCAGTTTGTAATTATGAGGATATTCCAGACGTTCGAGATGATCATCGACATGGTGTCACCCAAACACGCGAAATAGAGCAACGTGATGAATTTCTAAGCCCGATCCCTGGACCATCCAGAGAAATTGTAACAACACTTGTCTCACCTAGAAATGCGCGAAAAAAGACACGATTAGGAGATCGAAAAGTGAAACGCGCGGATGATAATGACGAAGAGACTACCACGGAGGAAGATTTGGACTGCACTTGCGATGCTCGTGTAGCTCAAGTCGATCGAGATACACAGTTGAGTAAACGATTGCCTGATCGTACTCACGTTGTTAGGGATCGACGGAATAGTCAACAGAACAGTCGGCATCATGAAGGTGCTGAagatgaagaggaagaagaggacgaagaaaaagaagatgagaacgaaaaaaaagaagaagaggaggataCAGATACGGAAGATAGTGTATATAGACAGTTGAGGAGACGAAGCCCTCGTAGGACCAGGGCACGCGAACGAGAGCTGAAAAGGTGGATTCGGCGCTGTCGCGAAGAATGTGAGCGACGGAGATTGCGATAA